In the Pristiophorus japonicus isolate sPriJap1 chromosome 5, sPriJap1.hap1, whole genome shotgun sequence genome, one interval contains:
- the LOC139264153 gene encoding polycomb complex protein BMI-1-like, with protein sequence MELPEYALKGLQLLADPSHFSNKTFHILVEAAFESLINPQTDGATLDQVELGNLDLTLLKQCHVAIATCVLEAGKQNADKSTISTLLEDCRFGGERIDIFCAAYQKNKDKVETLLGGIGRFPSHIIDASWRLEYHIRVKRRKVSSFQNNHLHKVNQPAYLLTLNVENGESRPAQDVTFSCTMEQLQDLLGKLKDAAKSMEKAVAGRRRAPGMVSPRPDCLEKICQLSERGHFSQKMHRTTRIKITELNPHLMCVLCGGYFIDATTIIECLHSFCKTCIVRYLETSKYCPICDVQVHKTRPLLNIRSDKTLQDIVYKLVPGLFKDEMKRRRDFYAAHPSAAAANGSNEDRGEVTEEEKRIITDDEIISLSIEFYEQNKTERKGTAEKEKTKDEMNDKRYLRCPAAMTVMHLRKFLRSKMDIPHTFQIDVMYEDEPLKDYYTLMDIAYIYTWRRNGPLPLKYRVRPTCKRIKIGHQQDGLNNTSGELESDSGSDKANSPAAAPSTSSSLPSPCTPGQSPHPHFPHISTTMNGSSNSNTNHQIPFSTNRARKSSVNGSSASSG encoded by the exons ATGGAGCTGCCAGAGTATGCACTGAAAGGGTTGCAATTGCTGGCCGATCCCAGCCACTTCTCCAACAAAACATTCCACATTTTAGTGGAAGCGGCTTTCGAGAGCCTCATAAACCCACAAACAGACGGAGCAACATTAG ATCAAGTAGAGCTGGGAAATTTGGACTTGACTTTGCTGAAACAATGCCATGTAGCCATCGCAACCTGTGTATTGGAGGCAGGAAAACAAAACGCCGACAAATCGACTATAAG CACGTTACTTGAAGACTGTAGATTTGGAGGAGAAAGAATAGACATATTTTGCGCAGCATACCAG AAGAACAAAGATAAAGTGGAAACCTTACTAGGAGG CATAGGAAGATTTCCTTCTCATATCATTGATGCTTCTTGGCGCCTGGAATATCACATACGGGTAAAAAGGCGCAAAGTTTCGTCTTTTCAG AATAATCATCTTCACAAAGTCAATCAACCAGCATATTTATTAACCTTAAATGTAGAG AATGGTGAATCCCGGCCAGCTCAGGATGTTACTTTCAGTTGTACAATGGAGCAATTGCAG GATCTTTTGGGGAAGTTGAAGGACGCGGCTAAAAGCATGGAGAAG GCTGTGGCCGGGAGACGCCGTGCCCCGGGCATGGTCTCTCCAAGACCGGACTGTCTAGAAAAGATCTGCCAG CTTTCAGAACGCGGCCATTTTAGTCAGAAAATGCACCGAACAACACGAATCAAAATAACAGAACTGAATCCTCATttgatgtgtgtgttgtgtggaGGATACTTCATAGATGCAACAACCATCATTGAGTGTCTACATTCAT TTTGTAAGACCTGCATCGTCCGTTACTTGGAAACCAGCAAGTACTGTCCTATTTGCGATGTACAAGTTCACAAAACTAGGCCCCTTCTTAACATTAG GTCAGATAAGACTTTACAAGATATTGTGTATAAATTAGTTCCTGGCCTTTTCAAAG ATGAAATGAAACGTAGAAGGGATTTCTATGCTGCTCATCCCTCTGCTGCTG CAGCAAATGGCTCTAATGAAGACAGGGGAGAAGTTACAGAAGAAGAGAAAAGGATTATTACAGATGATGAAATCATTAGCTTATCAATAGAATTCTATGAGCAAAATAA GACTGAACGAAAAGGAACTGCAGAAAAAGAAAAGACAAAAGATGAG ATGAATGACAAGAGATATTTACGGTGCCCGGCAGCCATGACTGTGATGCATTTAAGAAAATTCTTGAGGAGTAAAATGGACATCCCTCATACCTTCCAG ATTGATGTTATGTATGAAGATGAACCATTGAAAGATTATTACACTCTTATGGATATTGCCTACATTTACACATGGAGGAGG AATGGACCACTTCCTCTAAAATATCGAGTGCGGCCAACGTGCAAAAGAATTAAGATTGGTCATCAACAAGATGGATTAAATAACACCAGTGGAGAGTTAGAAAGTGACTCTGGGAGTGACAAGGCTAATAGCCCAGCTGCTGCACCATCCACATCATCCTCACTGCCCAGTCCCTGTACTCCAGGGCAGTCTCCACATCCACACTTTCCTCATATATCCACTACCATGAATGGCTCCTCCAACTCCAATACCAACCATCAGATCCCATTCAGCACCAACAGAGCACGCAAATCATCTGTCAATGGCTCATCAGCATCATCGGGCTGA